The following coding sequences lie in one Cyanobacterium sp. Dongsha4 genomic window:
- a CDS encoding PBP1A family penicillin-binding protein, producing MGNKSNSNSFSQAFTGIWQTIQAQVHFPVLKANAKVPSIHVKNGQEKRPQVYPLLGDRYIIGRSSKNCDIVIRSPIISQTHCVIERDENNPQQFIIKDLNSTNGVYCGGKRYQSLNLFHNDLITLGPPELAEAIEIRYDKSPANWVLFARYGLLSTSVGLLLILGFMSLQWSQYQVHPIPDHTGGSTVVYAEDGKTLLSPRIESPHRELESLKEFSPYLPQALLASEDSRYYWHFGVDPLGIIRAVLVNQEGGRQGASTITQQLARSLYPAVGRENNLARKWREMVVATKLEAVYSKDMILKTYMNRVYLGINLYGFEDAAQFYFDKSARELDINESATLVAILPAPNAYNPVQDYDTAVNLRNRVIARMQNLGMISNEEASQARRSRIEISPKARQTLSQVIAPYYYSYVFQEMRELLGDDLTQEGDFIIETSLNPKIQTIAEESLKNHIDSNGKSHNFSQGAIASLNSKNGEIIALVGGKDFNESQFNRATQAQRQPGSTFKVFAYSAALESGISASKTYSCAPLLWQGFQYKACERTGGATNMTQALAQSENSVALRVAKDVGLSSVVNMAKKLGVESPLNPVPGLILGQNEVNVLEITGAYTAFANEGIWSKPHAIKVIRDGRDCEDFDNHTTCREVYRFNENGDEQKQAIKKTTAETMNRMLQQVTISGTGRIAYLGKREAGKTGTTNKGVDLWFIGYVPKNNILTGVWLGNDDNSPTNSSSSQAALLWGNYMKKVL from the coding sequence ATGGGTAACAAATCAAATAGCAATTCTTTTTCTCAAGCATTTACGGGGATTTGGCAAACAATTCAGGCACAAGTACATTTTCCCGTGCTTAAGGCAAATGCAAAAGTACCCTCTATTCATGTTAAAAATGGTCAAGAAAAAAGACCTCAAGTATATCCTCTATTGGGCGATCGCTATATCATAGGACGTAGTAGTAAAAATTGTGATATTGTTATCCGCAGTCCGATTATTAGTCAAACTCACTGCGTGATTGAAAGAGATGAAAATAACCCTCAGCAGTTTATTATTAAGGACTTAAATTCCACTAATGGGGTATATTGTGGTGGCAAACGTTATCAATCCCTTAATCTTTTCCATAATGATCTTATCACTTTAGGACCTCCAGAGTTAGCAGAAGCGATCGAAATTCGTTACGATAAATCCCCTGCTAACTGGGTATTATTTGCTCGTTATGGTTTACTTAGCACCAGTGTGGGCTTATTGTTGATATTAGGTTTCATGAGTTTGCAGTGGAGTCAATACCAAGTTCATCCTATTCCTGATCATACAGGAGGTTCAACGGTAGTTTATGCAGAAGATGGTAAAACTTTACTTTCTCCTCGTATAGAATCCCCCCATCGGGAATTAGAAAGTCTCAAAGAATTTTCTCCTTATTTACCCCAAGCCTTACTTGCTTCTGAGGATAGTCGTTATTATTGGCATTTTGGCGTTGATCCTCTTGGTATTATTCGAGCAGTATTAGTGAATCAAGAAGGAGGAAGGCAAGGTGCAAGTACCATTACTCAACAGTTAGCGAGAAGTTTATATCCTGCGGTGGGTAGGGAAAATAATTTGGCAAGAAAATGGCGAGAAATGGTTGTAGCCACGAAATTAGAAGCGGTTTACAGCAAAGATATGATTCTCAAAACCTATATGAATCGGGTGTATTTGGGTATCAATTTATATGGCTTTGAAGATGCGGCACAATTTTATTTTGATAAGTCAGCGAGAGAATTAGACATCAACGAGTCAGCGACTCTAGTAGCAATTTTACCTGCTCCTAATGCCTATAATCCCGTGCAAGACTATGATACCGCCGTTAATTTACGTAACCGTGTCATTGCCAGAATGCAAAATTTGGGCATGATAAGTAATGAAGAAGCATCCCAAGCAAGACGATCGCGCATTGAAATTAGTCCCAAAGCTAGACAAACTTTATCTCAAGTAATTGCCCCTTATTATTATAGTTACGTTTTCCAAGAAATGAGAGAATTATTAGGGGATGATCTCACCCAAGAGGGAGATTTTATTATTGAAACCAGTTTAAATCCCAAAATTCAAACTATTGCTGAAGAAAGCCTCAAAAATCATATTGATAGCAACGGTAAATCCCATAACTTTTCCCAAGGTGCGATCGCATCCTTAAATAGTAAAAATGGAGAAATAATTGCCTTAGTGGGAGGAAAAGACTTCAACGAAAGCCAGTTTAATCGAGCTACTCAAGCCCAAAGACAACCGGGGTCAACTTTTAAGGTATTTGCCTATTCAGCCGCCCTAGAGAGCGGGATAAGTGCCTCTAAAACCTATTCTTGTGCACCATTGCTATGGCAAGGATTTCAATATAAAGCCTGTGAAAGAACAGGAGGTGCGACAAACATGACTCAAGCCCTAGCCCAATCCGAAAATTCTGTGGCTTTGAGGGTAGCCAAAGATGTGGGTTTATCTTCTGTGGTGAATATGGCAAAAAAGTTAGGAGTTGAATCTCCCTTAAATCCAGTGCCGGGGTTAATATTGGGACAGAATGAAGTTAACGTTTTAGAAATTACGGGGGCTTATACTGCTTTTGCCAATGAGGGAATTTGGTCAAAACCCCATGCTATCAAGGTAATTCGGGATGGTAGAGATTGTGAAGATTTTGATAATCATACTACCTGTCGGGAAGTATATCGCTTTAACGAAAATGGAGATGAGCAAAAACAGGCGATAAAAAAAACTACAGCCGAAACTATGAATAGAATGTTACAACAGGTCACAATTTCAGGGACTGGTAGAATCGCTTATTTAGGGAAACGGGAAGCAGGAAAAACTGGCACA
- a CDS encoding type II toxin-antitoxin system HicB family antitoxin produces MNNLLLYPFEIKPLTEEEGGGYLISFPDFNECISDGETPEEAMKNGLDALQETINALKSTGFPIPKPFSGRKNNDNFFQKIPENLYQRLETLAQKENISINSLINSLLEESLTKKETKIAS; encoded by the coding sequence ATGAATAATTTATTGTTATATCCCTTTGAAATAAAACCATTAACAGAAGAAGAAGGTGGTGGCTATTTAATCTCTTTCCCTGATTTTAATGAATGTATTTCTGACGGTGAAACTCCAGAGGAAGCAATGAAAAACGGTTTGGATGCTTTACAAGAAACAATTAATGCTTTAAAAAGTACTGGTTTTCCTATTCCTAAACCTTTTAGTGGTAGAAAAAATAATGATAATTTTTTTCAAAAAATACCTGAAAATTTATACCAACGTTTAGAAACATTGGCACAGAAAGAGAATATAAGTATAAATAGTTTAATTAATTCATTGTTAGAAGAAAGTTTGACTAAAAAGGAAACTAAGATTGCTTCTTAA
- the cbiB gene encoding adenosylcobinamide-phosphate synthase CbiB, with translation MTIIWLASILDYLIGDPKNWFHPVQLIGWIIQKSVNFVIHQTENKTVRKIAGVILGLVLVLGSGVITWLIIYLLSRVNFWLGFVFQVILLASCFAGRSLSDAAEDVLSALKENNLSEARHRLSFYVGRDTDNLSTEEIYRAVLETVSENATDGVTAPLFYALLGSFIPIVGCVPSAIAYKTLSTLDSMIGYKREPYQDIGWFSAKLEDYITWLPCRLTVLTLGLISLNPIYNMKECRKYAIQDPSPNSGWSEGIYAVILKVQLGGENSYQGVKKFKPLLGKPEREIDEKVIKKALFLTRSCFLLWLLLGVLIFSITYLSLS, from the coding sequence ATGACCATTATTTGGTTGGCTTCTATCTTAGACTATCTTATCGGCGATCCGAAAAATTGGTTTCATCCTGTGCAGTTGATAGGTTGGATAATCCAAAAATCGGTTAATTTTGTCATTCACCAAACTGAGAATAAAACTGTTAGGAAAATAGCAGGAGTTATTTTGGGCTTAGTTTTGGTTTTGGGTAGTGGGGTAATTACTTGGTTAATTATCTATTTACTATCAAGAGTTAATTTTTGGTTGGGGTTTGTCTTTCAAGTTATCTTATTAGCTAGTTGTTTTGCAGGTAGAAGCCTATCAGATGCGGCGGAAGATGTTTTATCGGCTTTAAAAGAGAATAATTTATCCGAAGCTAGACATCGTCTCAGTTTTTATGTGGGTAGGGATACAGATAATTTATCCACTGAGGAAATTTATCGGGCAGTTTTAGAAACCGTGTCGGAAAATGCTACTGATGGAGTTACTGCACCCTTATTTTATGCTTTGTTGGGAAGTTTTATTCCTATAGTTGGTTGTGTACCAAGTGCGATCGCATATAAAACATTAAGCACCTTAGACTCAATGATAGGTTATAAAAGAGAACCATATCAAGATATAGGCTGGTTTAGCGCGAAATTGGAAGACTATATAACATGGTTGCCTTGTCGTTTAACAGTGTTAACTTTAGGCTTGATTTCTTTAAATCCTATTTATAACATGAAAGAATGTCGAAAATATGCCATACAAGACCCTAGCCCTAATTCTGGTTGGAGTGAAGGTATTTATGCTGTTATTTTGAAGGTGCAATTGGGAGGTGAAAATAGTTATCAAGGGGTGAAAAAGTTTAAACCTTTGTTGGGAAAGCCTGAAAGAGAAATTGATGAAAAAGTAATTAAAAAGGCTTTATTTTTAACTCGTTCTTGTTTTTTATTATGGTTATTATTAGGAGTTTTAATATTTTCTATAACATATTTATCTCTAAGCTAA
- a CDS encoding quinone-dependent dihydroorotate dehydrogenase codes for MITMLNLFKPFYPLFFASLKGNPESAHNQALNILHTIQSQRDKTWGRWTIQQLENSFCVNYPHLSQSLWNFNFAHPLGLAPGFDKNAQGAGIWSSFGFSFAELGAVTYHSQGGNPKPRMFRLPADKALLNRMGANNQGAEAIALRLQETWQKQERTIPIGINLCKSKITELNDAKEDYLKSFQVLKAHADYFVINVSSPNTPGLRSLQGGEQLEPILDTLQSHNQGEKPILVKIAPDLENEQIKSIIKVSQQYQLSGLIATNTTIKKEGLQTKILNETGKPITEEAGGISGLPLRQRSTEVIRFIYRETEGKLPIIGVGGVFDTESAWEKITAGATLLQFYSGWVYQGPWIVPDILQGLSQKLKEKGLDNLSQAVGIG; via the coding sequence ATTATTACTATGCTTAATCTTTTTAAACCGTTTTATCCACTTTTTTTTGCTAGTTTAAAGGGAAATCCAGAGTCTGCTCACAATCAAGCCCTTAATATTCTTCATACGATTCAATCTCAACGAGATAAAACTTGGGGGAGATGGACTATTCAACAGTTAGAAAATTCTTTTTGCGTTAATTATCCTCATCTTTCTCAGTCTCTCTGGAATTTTAATTTTGCTCATCCTTTAGGTTTAGCGCCGGGATTTGATAAAAATGCGCAGGGGGCTGGAATTTGGTCTAGTTTTGGTTTTAGTTTTGCCGAGTTGGGGGCTGTTACTTACCATAGTCAGGGGGGTAATCCTAAGCCTCGGATGTTTCGTTTACCTGCGGATAAGGCTTTATTAAATCGTATGGGGGCAAATAATCAAGGAGCAGAGGCGATCGCACTTAGGTTACAAGAAACGTGGCAAAAACAAGAAAGAACTATTCCTATCGGGATAAACCTATGTAAATCGAAAATAACAGAGTTAAATGACGCAAAAGAAGACTATTTAAAAAGTTTTCAGGTCTTAAAAGCCCATGCTGATTATTTTGTAATTAATGTAAGTTCTCCTAATACGCCAGGATTGCGATCGCTTCAGGGAGGAGAACAATTAGAGCCAATCTTAGACACTTTGCAAAGCCATAATCAGGGAGAAAAACCAATTTTAGTTAAAATCGCCCCAGACCTAGAAAATGAGCAAATTAAGTCAATTATCAAGGTATCTCAGCAATATCAACTTTCAGGATTAATTGCAACTAATACAACCATCAAAAAAGAAGGATTACAAACAAAAATATTAAATGAAACAGGAAAGCCAATCACCGAAGAAGCAGGGGGAATCAGTGGTTTACCCTTAAGACAACGCTCAACCGAAGTAATTCGCTTTATTTATCGAGAAACAGAGGGAAAATTACCCATTATCGGGGTGGGAGGGGTTTTTGACACTGAATCCGCTTGGGAAAAAATCACCGCCGGGGCTACTTTACTACAATTCTATAGTGGTTGGGTTTATCAAGGTCCTTGGATTGTACCCGATATTTTACAGGGATTAAGCCAAAAGTTGAAAGAAAAGGGCTTAGATAATTTATCTCAAGCAGTGGGCATAGGGTAA
- a CDS encoding IS1 family transposase (programmed frameshift), with the protein MSHQCPRCHNTKIIKNGFARGQQRFKCKHCNYQFTTDKIDRGKPMWMKLETAILYCSGMSMNSIAKLLNVSAQTILNWIRALALENYEKPEPCEAVVVELDELWHFIEFKKNKLWIWKAYDRNTNRLIDWELGKRDSETLKKLLIRLLKWDVTVYCTDDWKPYQELLSKHPDAYHVMTKSETIAIERNNSDNRHWFARFHRKTKVVSKSIEMVDLTMGLFAKFRVNGTIDSLINQRLTLLS; encoded by the exons ATGTCTCATCAATGCCCTCGATGTCATAATACTAAAATCATCAAAAACGGTTTTGCTCGTGGTCAACAAAGGTTTAAATGTAAGCACTGTAACTATCAGTTCACCACTGATAAGATTGATCGAGGTAAACCTATGTGGATGAAACTAGAAACAGCAATTCTGTATTGCAGTGGAATGTCTATGAATTCGATCGCAAAGCTTCTCAATGTTTCTGCTCAGACTATTTTAAATTGGATTAGAGCTTTGGCACTAGAAAATTATGAAAAGCCTGAACCCTGCGAAGCGGTGGTTGTGGAACTAGATGAACTTTGGCATTTTATAGAGT TCAAAAAAAACAAGTTATGGATCTGGAAAGCTTATGACCGTAATACTAACAGACTTATCGACTGGGAATTGGGAAAGCGTGATAGTGAAACCCTCAAAAAACTTTTAATTAGATTACTAAAATGGGATGTAACAGTCTACTGTACTGATGATTGGAAACCGTACCAAGAGTTATTATCTAAACATCCAGATGCGTATCATGTGATGACAAAAAGCGAAACTATAGCCATAGAAAGAAATAATTCCGATAATCGTCATTGGTTTGCTCGCTTTCATAGAAAAACAAAAGTAGTATCAAAATCAATAGAAATGGTGGATTTAACAATGGGACTATTTGCAAAATTTAGAGTAAATGGAACGATCGATTCGTTAATAAATCAAAGACTAACATTACTTAGTTGA
- the menB gene encoding 1,4-dihydroxy-2-naphthoyl-CoA synthase: MNVHWQSVKEYEDILYFKWDGIAKIVINRPHKRNAFRPQTVFELYDAFCDAREDKKIGVILLTGAGPHTDGKYAFCAGGDQSVRGKGGYVDDAGVPRLNVLDLQKLIRSIPKVVIALVAGYAIGGGHVLHLICDLTIAADNAIFGQTGPKVGSFDGGFGASYLARIVGQKKAREIWFLCRQYNAQQALDMGLVNTVVPVEELETEGINWAMEILEKSPIAIRCLKAAFNADCDGQAGLQELAGNATLLYYMTEEGAEGKQAFLEKRPPNFRDYPWLP; this comes from the coding sequence ATGAATGTCCACTGGCAATCAGTCAAAGAATACGAAGACATACTTTACTTTAAATGGGATGGCATCGCCAAAATAGTAATTAATCGACCTCATAAACGTAATGCTTTTCGTCCACAAACAGTATTTGAACTATACGACGCTTTTTGTGATGCACGGGAAGATAAAAAAATCGGTGTCATACTACTAACTGGTGCAGGCCCCCATACAGACGGGAAATATGCTTTTTGTGCTGGGGGGGACCAGTCTGTTAGGGGTAAAGGGGGATATGTTGACGATGCAGGAGTACCCCGATTGAATGTTTTGGACTTACAGAAGTTGATTCGTAGTATTCCGAAAGTGGTTATTGCTTTAGTTGCTGGTTATGCCATTGGTGGAGGTCATGTTTTACACTTAATTTGTGACCTTACCATTGCCGCAGATAATGCTATTTTTGGACAAACAGGGCCGAAAGTTGGTAGTTTTGATGGTGGTTTTGGGGCGAGTTATTTAGCGAGAATTGTGGGACAGAAAAAAGCCCGTGAAATTTGGTTTTTGTGTCGGCAATATAACGCCCAACAGGCTTTAGATATGGGTTTAGTAAATACAGTTGTTCCTGTGGAAGAACTAGAAACAGAAGGAATAAACTGGGCAATGGAGATATTAGAAAAAAGTCCCATCGCCATACGTTGCCTGAAAGCGGCTTTTAATGCAGACTGTGATGGTCAAGCTGGACTACAGGAGTTAGCAGGAAATGCCACTTTACTTTATTATATGACAGAAGAAGGTGCAGAAGGTAAACAGGCTTTCTTGGAAAAACGTCCTCCTAATTTTCGTGATTACCCTTGGCTTCCATAA
- a CDS encoding salt stress protein, Slr1339 family codes for MAEIDNFLQDIESKYQQKNKQVSKVNHNQLDREQKKSNNSDIDSFISEIESQKKVSENQDITEDIVSEIEGKFQRKKSSNSLNSKSNKKDNLISEIESKFNQKQSQSKIDSDDIISDIEKQYKQKQSAHKSQKKSGIAENYISELVTSYHQKQKEINHNKKSENLEEIRQQELEKQRQEKLITRKAEVWLKNLDPYSDEGFWFEQFALSYSTKLEAAIEYLKALSSS; via the coding sequence ATGGCTGAAATCGATAATTTTTTACAGGATATAGAAAGTAAATATCAACAAAAAAATAAACAAGTATCAAAGGTCAATCATAATCAGTTAGATAGAGAGCAAAAAAAATCCAACAATTCTGATATTGATAGCTTTATTTCGGAAATAGAGTCACAAAAAAAGGTTTCAGAAAATCAAGATATAACGGAGGATATAGTCTCAGAGATTGAGGGAAAATTTCAGCGAAAAAAATCTAGTAATTCCCTTAACTCAAAATCGAATAAGAAAGATAATTTAATATCAGAAATAGAGTCTAAGTTTAATCAAAAACAGTCTCAATCAAAAATAGATTCTGATGATATTATATCTGATATAGAAAAACAATATAAACAAAAACAATCTGCTCATAAATCGCAAAAAAAATCTGGAATTGCAGAGAATTATATCAGTGAATTAGTTACTTCTTATCATCAAAAACAAAAAGAAATTAATCATAACAAAAAATCTGAAAATTTAGAAGAAATTAGACAACAAGAGTTAGAAAAACAAAGACAAGAAAAGTTAATCACCAGAAAAGCAGAGGTATGGTTAAAAAATTTAGATCCTTATTCCGATGAAGGGTTTTGGTTTGAACAATTCGCTCTTTCTTATTCTACTAAATTAGAAGCTGCGATCGAATATTTAAAAGCACTGTCAAGTAGTTAA
- a CDS encoding mechanosensitive ion channel domain-containing protein, whose translation MLTVGGTSISLIALLQIVIALIFVIIVGKIFKKIFKENILNKLNIDSANRETFANIISYFFGAILFILLLQYFGVNLSTLAVIGGGLGLGIGFGLQDITKNFISGLTLLFERPIKPGDFIEIENVKGYVTEISTRSTVVETQDGSEIFIPNSFFINHRFTNWSYNSFTARIIIPIAVAYQSDLVLVTELLLQSAYQESRVVAQPSPEVLFVGFGDSSLNLELRVWINPIDQEPEIRSNLNFIIEYLFRQHNITIPFPQRDVWLKNYPDVLGDKNINISQEKNNKNHNNNSKKSIKDMLWEVDYFQDFNEIEIRKLIESGYRKNLEKEQILFKENEIGDTFYIILSGKVKVFVEKINKHLNYLEAGSFFGELSLMLGMPRTATVKAVEPTILFCINQANFRKLLMKNPELYDLIVNKLSERKNELVERQNELRMMGLIDKEEDDNNPLIWVRNRLKKLIT comes from the coding sequence ATGCTGACTGTGGGCGGAACATCCATTTCTTTAATTGCCTTACTGCAAATTGTAATTGCTTTAATTTTTGTTATTATCGTTGGCAAAATTTTTAAGAAAATATTTAAGGAAAATATCCTTAATAAATTAAATATAGATTCTGCTAATAGAGAAACATTTGCTAATATTATTAGTTACTTTTTTGGTGCAATATTATTTATTTTATTATTACAATATTTTGGAGTTAATTTATCCACATTAGCTGTTATTGGAGGAGGTTTAGGTTTAGGAATTGGCTTTGGGCTACAAGATATAACAAAAAATTTTATTAGTGGTTTAACTCTTTTATTTGAAAGGCCAATTAAACCGGGGGATTTTATTGAAATAGAAAATGTAAAAGGATATGTAACAGAAATTTCTACCCGTTCCACAGTAGTTGAAACTCAGGATGGTTCAGAAATATTCATCCCTAATAGTTTTTTCATCAATCATCGTTTTACTAACTGGAGTTATAATAGTTTTACTGCTAGAATAATTATCCCCATTGCAGTTGCCTATCAATCAGATTTAGTATTAGTGACAGAATTATTATTACAGTCAGCTTACCAAGAATCAAGGGTTGTGGCACAACCTTCCCCAGAAGTTTTATTTGTCGGTTTTGGAGATAGTAGCCTTAATTTAGAGTTAAGAGTATGGATAAATCCTATTGATCAAGAACCAGAAATAAGAAGTAATTTGAATTTTATTATTGAGTATCTTTTTCGTCAACATAACATTACTATTCCTTTTCCTCAAAGAGATGTTTGGCTGAAAAACTATCCTGATGTTTTAGGAGATAAAAATATAAATATTAGTCAGGAAAAGAATAACAAAAATCATAATAATAATTCAAAAAAATCAATTAAAGATATGTTGTGGGAGGTAGATTATTTTCAAGATTTTAATGAGATAGAAATAAGAAAATTAATTGAATCAGGATATAGAAAAAATTTAGAAAAAGAACAAATTTTATTCAAAGAAAATGAAATAGGAGATACTTTTTATATTATTCTTTCAGGCAAAGTTAAAGTATTTGTTGAAAAAATAAATAAGCATTTAAACTATTTAGAAGCAGGTAGTTTTTTTGGGGAGTTATCTTTGATGTTAGGGATGCCTAGAACTGCTACAGTTAAAGCAGTAGAGCCAACAATTCTTTTTTGTATTAATCAGGCTAATTTTAGAAAATTATTAATGAAAAATCCTGAACTTTATGACTTAATTGTTAATAAATTATCGGAAAGAAAAAATGAATTAGTAGAAAGACAAAATGAGTTGAGGATGATGGGATTAATTGATAAGGAAGAAGACGATAATAACCCATTAATCTGGGTAAGAAATAGATTAAAAAAATTAATTACTTAA